From the genome of Labrus bergylta chromosome 4, fLabBer1.1, whole genome shotgun sequence, one region includes:
- the LOC109996545 gene encoding junctophilin-1-like, whose protein sequence is MTGGRFDFDDGGTYCGGWEDGKAHGHGVCTGPKGQGEYSGSWCNGFEVVGVYTWPSGNLFQGYWAQGKRHGLGVETKGRWIYRGEWTHGFKGRYGVRHSLNTPARYEGTWSNGLQDGYGVETYGDGGTYQGQWTGGMRHGYGVRQSVPYGMASVIRSPLRTSLASLRSEQSNGTVLRDSLSDSPAGTRGGFVLNFHSDGDGSEKKKGLFRRGSLFGSLQRLRKSDSRSSISSKRSSAHSDTNMSRISSSDANSTISFGDGDTGDDYLPLEDNVDATTTESYMGEWKNDKRCGFGVSERTNGMKYEGEWLNNKRHGYGCTIFPDGTKEEGKYKNNVLARGIRKQLIPLKNNKTKQKVDRAIEGAVRAAAIARTKVEIAISRTSHARAKGEAADQAAHSAIQDSDIARVVARELSPSFHQPGPDYVRQKYNEPVEVKEVVEEKKKSPSGSPHFYRKGTTPDQSPTQSAAPSPTPSPAPVQKSFFSSKTTASVTPAAKENKAPTAESLTTGITKAASKLSLRQEVRQLEAPPPVKPAVPTTTTSSYPSNGQIHSQYHGYYVKADVKALPPEDPIGVEDDFHPSSLARLSPAAKPILAPALKPLPARSPSPAPPKESSKAPEPAKPKRQESTKPKSLAETKKASMDIAPEILEEESGPNSILVALVMLLNVGLAIIFVHFLT, encoded by the exons ATGACGGGCGGCCGGTTCGACTTTGACGATGGGGGGACGTACTGCGGGGGCTGGGAGGACGGTAAAGCCCACGGACACGGAGTGTGTACCGGACCCAAGGGCCAGGGGGAGTACTCCGGATCCTGGTGCAACGGCTTCGAGGTGGTGGGGGTCTACACCTGGCCCAGCGGGAACCTGTTCCAGGGCTACTGGGCGCAGGGGAAAAGGCACGGACTAGGTGTGGAGACTAAAGGGAGATGGATTTACCGGGGGGAGTGGACTCACGGCTTCAAGGGCCGGTACGGGGTCCGACATAGCCTGAACACACCGGCCAGGTACGAGGGCACCTGGAGCAATGGACTGCAGGACGGCTACGGCGTGGAGACGTACGGGGACGGAG GTACGTACCAGGGTCAGTGGACCGGTGGGATGCGTCATGGTTACGGTGTCCGTCAGAGTGTCCCGTACGGTATGGCCTCGGTCATCCGCTCCCCTCTGCGGACGTCCCTGGCGTCCCTGCGCAGCGAGCAGAGTAACGGCACTGTGCTGCGTGACAGCCTGTCCGACAGTCCTGCGGGGACACGTGGAGGCTTCGTACTCAACTTCCACTCGGACGGAGATGgctcagagaagaagaagggtcTTTTCCGCCGTGGCTCTCTTTTCGGTAGCCTCCAGCGGCTCCGTAAATCAGACTCCCGCTCCTCCATTTCCAGCAAACGCAGCTCGGCACACAGCGACACAAACATGAGCCGCATCAGCTCCAGCGACGCCAACTCCACCATCAGCTTTGGAGACGGAGACACGGGCGATGACTACCTCCCCCTGGAGGACAATGTGGACGCCACCACCACCGAGTCCTACATGGGCGAGTGGAAGAACGACAAGCGGTGTGGCTTCGGTGTCTCGGAGCGCACCAACGGCATGAAGTACGAAGGCGAGTGGTTGAACAATAAGCGCCACGGCTACGGATGCACAATCTTTCCTGATGGCACGAAGGAGGAGGGGAAGTACAAGAACAACGTGCTGGCCCGGGGCATCAGGAAGCAGCTGATCCcgctgaaaaacaacaagaccAAACAGAAGGTGGATCGAGCCATTGAGGGAGCCGTGAGAGCTGCGGCCATCGCCAGAACCAAAGTGGAGATCGCCATCTCCAG gacGTCACACGCCCGGGCCAAAGGCGAGGCCGCAGACCAGGCTGCGCATTCGGCTATTCAGGACTCAGATATCGCTCGAGTTGTAGCCAGAGAGCTGTCCCCCTCCTTCCACCAGCCag gcCCTGACTACGTCCGACAGAAGTACAACGAGCCCGTGGAGGTGAAGGAGGttgtggaggagaagaagaagtctCCATCAGGGAGCCCTCATTTCTACAGGAAAGGCACAACGCCCGACCAGTCCCCCACTCAGAGTGCAGCTCCCAGCCCCACTCCATCGCCCGCGCCTGTTCAGAAGTCTTTCTTCAGCAGTAAAACTACGGCCAGCGTCACTCCTGCTGCCAAAGAGAACAAAGCCCCGACAGCCGAGTCTCTGACGACAG GCATAACAAAGGCAGCATCAAAACTTTCtctcagacaggaagtgaggcAACTGGAGGCACCACCACCAGTCAAACCCGCTGTTCCCACCACAACCACCAGCAGTTACCCCAGCAACGGGCAGATTCACTCCCAGTACCACGGTTACTATGTCAAGGCTGATGTCAAGGCTCTGCCACCAGAAGACCCAATCGGTGTGGAGGATGATTTCCACCCTTCAAGCCTCGCGCGCCTGTCGCCAGCTGCCAAACCGATTCTGGCACCAGCACTAAAACCTCTGCCAGCCCGGAGCCCTTCACCAGCTCCACCCAAAGAGTCCTCAAAAGCACCAGAGCCTGCCAAGCCAAAAAGACAGGAGTCAACCAAACCAAAGAGCCTTGCAGAAACCAAGAAAGCTAGCATGGACATAGCTCCTGAAATATTAGAAGAAGAGTCG GGCCCTAACTCTATCTTGGTGGCTTTGGTGATGCTGTTGAATGTAGGTCTAGCAATCATTTTTGTCCACTTCCTCACCTGA